The DNA region TTTACCTTGCCTACCTGGAGAAAAAGATTCAGGAGCCGGGTAATACTGTGAGTACCATCAATGAACAGCTGCTGTCTGAGTGGATGATGCGGTTGGGGCGTGAAAACGTCGCCCCGGATGTTCTGGTCAAGGTGAAAGCGGATCTTGAAGATAAAATTCGGGACTGGTCAGCTAAACGCATGGCGGGTCGTCTGAGTGACTTTGGTTCCTCACAGGAAGCGTTGCAAACCATTAAAGAGCGTATTGTTGCCTGTGGTGCCAATATACGCCTTTCGTCCAGTAATGAAGACAAGCGGCAGGCGTGTCATGGTATAGAACAGGTAACCCGTAATATTAACGAGGTGCCGGAATCACCTGAAGACCTGTCAGTTAAAATGCAGAAGCTGATTTACCCTTATATAGACCATCTGGCGCAGTTGAAACAGCTTGAATACTATCAGGCGTTCAGGGAAGCCCGTCAGCAGTTCAGGGTCATGGTCAGCAACATGATTGAGCAGGGCTACTCTGCCCAACAACTGGCTGAGCTGCTGGATTTTGCCGGGGTTGATTACCCGATTGTTTACGACAACCTGTTTACCTTTGCATTGCGTAATCGAGATGAAAACGTGGACAGCCCTGCCGAAGTAGTGGTGCATTAAAATTTTGACTGGAGCAGGCGTTGTAAAAGGGTATTCCTAATCAGTAGAATACCCTTTTATTTTATTGAGCTGTAATTTATGGCATTGAAAGCCACTATCTTCAAAGCGGAAGTGCAGATTGCTGATCTTGACCGTCACTATTATCAGACACACAACCTGACCATTGCCCGCCACCCTTCCGAGACCGATGAGCGTATGATGATTCGTCTGCTGGCTTTTGCCCTGCATGCTGATGAGCATCTGTCGTTTACTAAAGGGCTCAGTACTGAGGATGAGCCGGATATCTGGTTAAAAAATTACAGCGAAGAGATTGAACTCTGGATTGATCTTGGACAGCCCGATGAAAAGCGTATTCGCAAAGCCTGTGGCCGGGCACAGAGCGTGGTGCTCTACAACTATGGCGGCAATACCAGCGATATGTGGTGGCAGGTTAACCGTGATAAATTCAGCCGGTTTGAAAATTTGCGGATTTTTAATCTGAACCAGGAGCAGACTCAGCTGCTGGCAGAATTTTCCCAGAGATCCATGCAGCTGAATATGACCATTCAGGAAGGACACGTACTGCTCAGTGACGGTGAGTGCAGCCTTGATCTGGTGCTTGAGCAGCGCATGTAGATACTTTTTACCCCGGATTACCCCGGATTACCCCGGATTACCCCGGATTAAAGATTATTACGCAATCCCATGGCTTCCGGATGAGGCGCCAGGTAGTACTGGTTCTGTATATACTCGCTGCCGTGGACTTCAACAAAATGTTTTAACACGGTTAGTGGCACAATAAGCGGAATGCTGCCGGTGCGATAATTCTCGATCTGTTTCAGCAGTTGCTGTTTGTCAGCACTGCTGATGGATTTCTTCAGATAACCGAGAATATGCAGAAGCACATTGGTATGGGACTTACGGTTCACCCTCTTTTTCATCAACGTCATAAACTGTTCAAAATAGTCCTCAGACATCTTCTCAAGAGGAATCGTTTTACCTTTCGCAACCAGCTGGCCCAGCACAACATACGCCTGCTGGTCATGAGCCATTAACTGGTATTTGTAGCGAGCGTGAAAATCTCCCACCTTCTTATAAGTCAGGTCTGTCAGAACATCCTGATGCCAGTGATGATACGCAATCACACGATTGATAAAGTTTTCCCGCAAGACGGGGTCGTGCAGACGGCCTTCTTCCTCAATGGGCAGTAAAGGTCTGGCTTCCATCAGGGCTCTGGCAAACATACCCGCTTCACTTCTGCCCAGGGGAGAGCCGTTCTCATGGTAGACCTTGACGCGTTCCATACCGCAGCTGGGTGATTTCTGCATAAGGATGTAGCCACTGATGCCATCAAGCTCAGCCGCTTTCTGCCTGCCATAGTCATAGAGCTGATCCGTGACGTCTAATGTGGGGTCGTCGGTGCCTTTGACGCGATAGTGGTCCATATCGCCTACCAGGCGGATGGGTTTTCGGGGGATGGGCAGGCCAATGCCGACTTCCGGGCAGACTGGCACAAAATCAAAATATTGAGATAAAAGGTTCGTGCAGTAGGATGATTTTTTATGGTCGCCGTTATAACGGACTTTTTGTCCCATCAGACAGGCACTGATGCCAAGGCTGATCTCTTTTTTATATTCCGGAAGTGAGACAATAGCCATAAACGGGTCCCCCTGTATTAATCATCAGATTCAGTGTAATCGACGCTGGAGGAATAGAGAAACAAATAATGTTGATTGTGCGCCTGCAGGCAGACGCACGTACTTTTAGAAACAATTGGTAGGGCGGGGCAGACCTGCGATCAGAGCCGCCAGTTTCGCAGGGCTTTCAGGAAACAGTTGCATCAGGTAAAGGCTGTTGCCTTTCTCCTTCCCAAGATGCGTGGCAATGTATTTAACAAAGGGACGCTGGCTGGGGGCGTGTTCAAATTCGGCATAGAACTGGCGCAACAGGTGGATAACCTGCCAGTGTTCATCCGTCAGGACGACGTTATGGTTGGCCGCCAGCTGATGGGCAACCGTTTCGTTCCAGTGGGTAAGGTCGGCCAGATAGCCGTCTTTATCAAGAATCAGGTCAGTCATTCGCTAAAAGGTTCAGGGTTAGTGCCAGCCCAGGACTTTATCGTGAGCTTCAGTCAGTTCAACAAATCCGTCGTAGTCTACCGCAGTAATATTCAGGTCGTCGCGGTTGCTGACTCCCCGGGCCAGGACATCGGCTTCCAGTACGTAGACAGGAATGTCCAGAATCACCTCCCTCAGAACATCACTGGCTTCGAACAGAGCGTATACTGCGTCTTCAATAAGCAGTATGGCGTCGCCCAATAATAAAGAGCGCAGGCATAATTCCAGCGCCTGACCGGTTTTGTTAACAGTATGCAGGGTAGACATCAGAAGTTTAACACCTTGTCATGTTGGGTGATAAAAGGAGCCAGCGCGCCTTCTTCCAGTAATGTAAAACCGTCAACCAGCTGGTCTTCCGTAATGCCGCGCTCCTGTAAAGACTCTGAATCAACAAAGATGGTTTCAATACCGTACATGGGCAAGGCTTTCAGCATCGCAGCCAGGCTCTTTCGGGATAGTTGCTCAGGTGACTGGTTGTCGAGCAGCTGGTAGACCGCATCACCCATAAGCAGCAGGGAGGTATCCAGGTCATAAGAGGCTGATACCAGTGCTGCATCCAGAGCCTCGCGGGCATTTTGTCCATGGTAAGGCGCGCGTGTGGAGATAATGCAAACAGATGGATTCATGGTTCACCTTAACTGCCAAAGGTTATAAAACGGTCGGCTTCCAGACCGGCATCAATTAACTGACCAAGACCGGATAGCTGGTGGACGTCTGACAGATTGTGTGCCGGGCGTTCATAACGCTCGGCTTCGCTGGCATCAATAATGCCTCTGCGCAGGGCTGCTGCTATACAGACAACACTGTCGAGCCGGTTTTCCTGAATAAACGATTCCCACTCTGCCGGCAAGTGTTGTTCATCCTGTGGGGGAGAGGCCAGTGTCGTTGCTGTGTGAACACCATCCTGATAAAAGAACAGTCGATGAATGGAATGCCCTTTGGCGATCACAGCTTTGGCAAACTGAAGGGCGGTTTGTCCAGCCTGGCTGGTGGCCGGGGCTCCGTAAATTGCCAGAGCGTATTTCATAATAGAGTTCCTGAAGAACTTTGTGCACATAAAAAAAGCCCTGTCATGGACAGGGCCAGCGGATTAACTCAGTTAACCGTTTAGTCGTCTGCAACACCCAGCAGATGCAGCAAGGCGGTGAACAGATTATAGATATTCAGGTACAGGGAAACCGTTGCCCGAATATAGTTGGTTTCGCCACCATGAATGATACGGCTGGTATCAAACAGAATAAGGCCTGACATCAGCACGACAATACCGGCAGACAGTGCCAGCTGACCGCCGGGAATGCTGAAGAACATCATGGCGATGCTGGCCACCAGGGCAACTACCAGGCCGACCATCAGGAAACCACCCATGAAAGAGAAATCTTTACGGGTTGTCAGTACATAGGCAGACAGTGCAAAGAAAACAATGGCTGTACCGCCCAGAGCCTGCATAACCAGGGAGGGACCATTACTCAGGGCCAGATAATAGTTGAGCAGTGGGCCAAGCGATGCGCCCATAACACCGGTGAAGGCAAAAATGGCGATGATGCCGTTGGCGGACTCTGCGGTTTTATGAACCACGAACAGCAGGCCAAAGCCAACCAGGGTTAAAATCAGCGAGGTCATGTGGCCAATATTCATGGCCATGGCGATACCGGCTGTGACGGCGCTGAACAGCAGCGTCATGCCCAGTAACATATAAGTATTACGAA from Endozoicomonas sp. NE40 includes:
- the tusD gene encoding sulfurtransferase complex subunit TusD is translated as MKYALAIYGAPATSQAGQTALQFAKAVIAKGHSIHRLFFYQDGVHTATTLASPPQDEQHLPAEWESFIQENRLDSVVCIAAALRRGIIDASEAERYERPAHNLSDVHQLSGLGQLIDAGLEADRFITFGS
- the tusB gene encoding sulfurtransferase complex subunit TusB, which codes for MSTLHTVNKTGQALELCLRSLLLGDAILLIEDAVYALFEASDVLREVILDIPVYVLEADVLARGVSNRDDLNITAVDYDGFVELTEAHDKVLGWH
- a CDS encoding DUF523 and DUF1722 domain-containing protein, with amino-acid sequence MAIVSLPEYKKEISLGISACLMGQKVRYNGDHKKSSYCTNLLSQYFDFVPVCPEVGIGLPIPRKPIRLVGDMDHYRVKGTDDPTLDVTDQLYDYGRQKAAELDGISGYILMQKSPSCGMERVKVYHENGSPLGRSEAGMFARALMEARPLLPIEEEGRLHDPVLRENFINRVIAYHHWHQDVLTDLTYKKVGDFHARYKYQLMAHDQQAYVVLGQLVAKGKTIPLEKMSEDYFEQFMTLMKKRVNRKSHTNVLLHILGYLKKSISSADKQQLLKQIENYRTGSIPLIVPLTVLKHFVEVHGSEYIQNQYYLAPHPEAMGLRNNL
- the tusC gene encoding sulfurtransferase complex subunit TusC, with amino-acid sequence MNPSVCIISTRAPYHGQNAREALDAALVSASYDLDTSLLLMGDAVYQLLDNQSPEQLSRKSLAAMLKALPMYGIETIFVDSESLQERGITEDQLVDGFTLLEEGALAPFITQHDKVLNF
- a CDS encoding YaeQ family protein — its product is MALKATIFKAEVQIADLDRHYYQTHNLTIARHPSETDERMMIRLLAFALHADEHLSFTKGLSTEDEPDIWLKNYSEEIELWIDLGQPDEKRIRKACGRAQSVVLYNYGGNTSDMWWQVNRDKFSRFENLRIFNLNQEQTQLLAEFSQRSMQLNMTIQEGHVLLSDGECSLDLVLEQRM
- a CDS encoding TusE/DsrC/DsvC family sulfur relay protein, with translation MTDLILDKDGYLADLTHWNETVAHQLAANHNVVLTDEHWQVIHLLRQFYAEFEHAPSQRPFVKYIATHLGKEKGNSLYLMQLFPESPAKLAALIAGLPRPTNCF
- a CDS encoding Bax inhibitor-1/YccA family protein; its protein translation is MERKPVTLASAVAQSGTGIEINKVLRNTYMLLGMTLLFSAVTAGIAMAMNIGHMTSLILTLVGFGLLFVVHKTAESANGIIAIFAFTGVMGASLGPLLNYYLALSNGPSLVMQALGGTAIVFFALSAYVLTTRKDFSFMGGFLMVGLVVALVASIAMMFFSIPGGQLALSAGIVVLMSGLILFDTSRIIHGGETNYIRATVSLYLNIYNLFTALLHLLGVADD